One Electrophorus electricus isolate fEleEle1 chromosome 10, fEleEle1.pri, whole genome shotgun sequence genomic region harbors:
- the gnal2 gene encoding guanine nucleotide binding protein (G protein), alpha activating activity polypeptide, olfactory type 2 isoform X1: MGLCYSLRPRLFGDLSGSISNANSDSDQQPDPIIPSRVGESRQEDSRGNNKTSPVRISQTHHWDIGKLPAGEHHPGDANVDGALIQNGGGGGSKGTVKDRSRRLQLLQTSSTQNQKNWDKLVVEEKEAEREAKKVSKNIDRALKELKREYKQTHRLLLLGAGESGKSTIVKQMKILHVNGFNAEEKKQKIQDIRKNVKDAIVTIVSAMSTLIPPVPLANPEDQFRIDYIKSIAPLSDFDYSQEFFDHAKKLWDDDGVKACYERSNEYQLIDCAHYFLDRIDAVRQSDYTPTDQDLLRCRVLTSGIFETRFQVDKVNFHMFDVGGQRDERRKWIQCFNDVTAIIFVVASSSYNMVIREDNNTNRLREALDLFRSIWNNRWLRTISVILFLNKQDMLAEKVLAGKSKIEDYFPEYARYTIPNEATPEPGEDPRVTRAKYFIRDEFLRISTASGDGRHYCYPHFTCAVDTENIRRVFNDCRDIIQRMHLRQYELL; this comes from the exons ATGGGACTGTGCTATAGTCTGCGACCCCGATTGTTTGGCGATCTAAGTGGATCGATTTCTAACGCTAATTCAGACTCGGACCAACAGCCTGATCCTATAATTCCATCGCGTGTTGGGGAATCTCGGCAAGAGGACTCCAGGGGAAACAACAAGACATCACCAGTACGCATCAGCCAAACACACCACTGGGACATCGGCAAGCTCCCAGCTGGGGAGCATCATCCTGGAGACGCGAACGTCGATGGAGCGCTAATTCagaatggaggtggaggaggaagcaAGGGAACTGTGAAGGACCGGAGTCGACGATTACAGCTTCTGCAGACGTCCAGCACCCAAAACCAGAAAAACTGGGACAAACTAGTagtggaggagaaggaggcCGAGAGGGAGGCGAAGAAAGTCAGTAAGAATATTGACCGGGCCTTGAAGGAACTTAAACGGGAATACAAACAGACCCATCGATTACTTTTATTAG GGGCTGGCGAATCAGGCAAAAGCACTATTGTGAAACAGATGAAGATCCTTCACGTCAACGGATTTAACGCAGA agaaaagaaacagaaaatccAAGACATTCGGAAAAATGTGAAGGATGCTATAGTG ACAATAGTGTCTGCAATGAGCACTTTAATACCTCCTGTCCCTCTTGCGAACCCAGAGGACCAGTTTAGGATTGATTACATCAAAAGCATAGCACCACTGTCAGATTTTGACTACTCACAG GAGTTTTTTGACCATGCCAAGAAACTTTGGGATGATGATGGAGTGAAGGCATGCTATGAGAGGTCTAATGAGTACCAGCTCATCGACTGTGCACATTA CTTTCTTGACCGAATTGATGCAGTAAGACAGAGTGACTATACACCAACGGATCAG gaCTTGCTACGCTGCAGAGTTTTGACATCAGGGATTTTTGAAACACGATTTCAAGTAGACAAAGTCAATTTTCA TATGTTTGATGTGGGAGGTcaaagagatgagaggagaaagTGGATCCAGTGCTTTAATG ACGTCACTGCAATCATTTTTGTGGTTGCGAGTAGCAGTTATAATATGGTCATTAGAGAAGACAACAACACCAACAGATTACGGGAAGCACTTGACCTTTTTCGCAGTATCTGGAACAACAG atgGTTACGAACTATCTCTGTCATATTATTCCTCAACAAACAAGACATGCTGGCTGAGAAAGTATTAGCTGGGAAATCCAAAATTGAAGACTATTTCCCAGAATATGCTCGCTACACAATACCAAATGAAG CAACTCCAGAGCCAGGAGAAGACCCAAGAGTGACGAGAGCCAAGTATTTCATTCGAGATGAGTTCCTG AGGATCAGCACAGCAAGTGGAGATGGGCGTCATTACTGTTACCCTCATTTCACGTGTGCTGTTGACACAGAGAATATTCGTCGGGTCTTTAATGACTGTCGGGACATCATCCAGAGAATGCACCTGCGGCAGTACGAACTCTTGTGA
- the gnal2 gene encoding guanine nucleotide binding protein (G protein), alpha activating activity polypeptide, olfactory type 2 isoform X2, which yields MGLCYSLRPRLFGDLSGSISNANSDSDQQPDPIIPSRVGESRQEDSRGNNKTSPVRISQTHHWDIGKLPAGEHHPGDANVDGALIQNGGGGGSKGTVKDRSRRLQLLQTSSTQNQKNWDKLVVEEKEAEREAKKVSKNIDRALKELKREYKQTHRLLLLGAGESGKSTIVKQMKILHVNGFNAEEKKQKIQDIRKNVKDAIVTIVSAMSTLIPPVPLANPEDQFRIDYIKSIAPLSDFDYSQEFFDHAKKLWDDDGVKACYERSNEYQLIDCAHYFLDRIDAVRQSDYTPTDQDLLRCRVLTSGIFETRFQVDKVNFHMFDVGGQRDERRKWIQCFNDVTAIIFVVASSSYNMVIREDNNTNRLREALDLFRSIWNNRKPTDVLWSSSLDGQSCFDGKKGTYTILGRYF from the exons ATGGGACTGTGCTATAGTCTGCGACCCCGATTGTTTGGCGATCTAAGTGGATCGATTTCTAACGCTAATTCAGACTCGGACCAACAGCCTGATCCTATAATTCCATCGCGTGTTGGGGAATCTCGGCAAGAGGACTCCAGGGGAAACAACAAGACATCACCAGTACGCATCAGCCAAACACACCACTGGGACATCGGCAAGCTCCCAGCTGGGGAGCATCATCCTGGAGACGCGAACGTCGATGGAGCGCTAATTCagaatggaggtggaggaggaagcaAGGGAACTGTGAAGGACCGGAGTCGACGATTACAGCTTCTGCAGACGTCCAGCACCCAAAACCAGAAAAACTGGGACAAACTAGTagtggaggagaaggaggcCGAGAGGGAGGCGAAGAAAGTCAGTAAGAATATTGACCGGGCCTTGAAGGAACTTAAACGGGAATACAAACAGACCCATCGATTACTTTTATTAG GGGCTGGCGAATCAGGCAAAAGCACTATTGTGAAACAGATGAAGATCCTTCACGTCAACGGATTTAACGCAGA agaaaagaaacagaaaatccAAGACATTCGGAAAAATGTGAAGGATGCTATAGTG ACAATAGTGTCTGCAATGAGCACTTTAATACCTCCTGTCCCTCTTGCGAACCCAGAGGACCAGTTTAGGATTGATTACATCAAAAGCATAGCACCACTGTCAGATTTTGACTACTCACAG GAGTTTTTTGACCATGCCAAGAAACTTTGGGATGATGATGGAGTGAAGGCATGCTATGAGAGGTCTAATGAGTACCAGCTCATCGACTGTGCACATTA CTTTCTTGACCGAATTGATGCAGTAAGACAGAGTGACTATACACCAACGGATCAG gaCTTGCTACGCTGCAGAGTTTTGACATCAGGGATTTTTGAAACACGATTTCAAGTAGACAAAGTCAATTTTCA TATGTTTGATGTGGGAGGTcaaagagatgagaggagaaagTGGATCCAGTGCTTTAATG ACGTCACTGCAATCATTTTTGTGGTTGCGAGTAGCAGTTATAATATGGTCATTAGAGAAGACAACAACACCAACAGATTACGGGAAGCACTTGACCTTTTTCGCAGTATCTGGAACAACAG GAAACCTACAGATGTCTTGTGGAGTTCAAGCCTTGATGGTCAGAGCTGTTTTGATGGCAAAAAGgggacctacacaatattaggcaggtacttttaa
- the gnal2 gene encoding guanine nucleotide binding protein (G protein), alpha activating activity polypeptide, olfactory type 2 isoform X3 yields MGCFGNSKTEDQRIDEKAQREANKKIEKQLQKERQAYKATHRLLLLGAGESGKSTIVKQMKILHVNGFNAEEKKQKIQDIRKNVKDAIVTIVSAMSTLIPPVPLANPEDQFRIDYIKSIAPLSDFDYSQEFFDHAKKLWDDDGVKACYERSNEYQLIDCAHYFLDRIDAVRQSDYTPTDQDLLRCRVLTSGIFETRFQVDKVNFHMFDVGGQRDERRKWIQCFNDVTAIIFVVASSSYNMVIREDNNTNRLREALDLFRSIWNNRWLRTISVILFLNKQDMLAEKVLAGKSKIEDYFPEYARYTIPNEATPEPGEDPRVTRAKYFIRDEFLRISTASGDGRHYCYPHFTCAVDTENIRRVFNDCRDIIQRMHLRQYELL; encoded by the exons ATGGGGTGTTTTGGGAACAGTAAAACCGAGGACCAACGCATCGATGAAAAAGCACAACGAGAGGCGAAtaagaaaatagaaaaacaattgCAGAAAGAGAGGCAGGCATATAAAGCTACCCATCGACTGCTATTATTAG GGGCTGGCGAATCAGGCAAAAGCACTATTGTGAAACAGATGAAGATCCTTCACGTCAACGGATTTAACGCAGA agaaaagaaacagaaaatccAAGACATTCGGAAAAATGTGAAGGATGCTATAGTG ACAATAGTGTCTGCAATGAGCACTTTAATACCTCCTGTCCCTCTTGCGAACCCAGAGGACCAGTTTAGGATTGATTACATCAAAAGCATAGCACCACTGTCAGATTTTGACTACTCACAG GAGTTTTTTGACCATGCCAAGAAACTTTGGGATGATGATGGAGTGAAGGCATGCTATGAGAGGTCTAATGAGTACCAGCTCATCGACTGTGCACATTA CTTTCTTGACCGAATTGATGCAGTAAGACAGAGTGACTATACACCAACGGATCAG gaCTTGCTACGCTGCAGAGTTTTGACATCAGGGATTTTTGAAACACGATTTCAAGTAGACAAAGTCAATTTTCA TATGTTTGATGTGGGAGGTcaaagagatgagaggagaaagTGGATCCAGTGCTTTAATG ACGTCACTGCAATCATTTTTGTGGTTGCGAGTAGCAGTTATAATATGGTCATTAGAGAAGACAACAACACCAACAGATTACGGGAAGCACTTGACCTTTTTCGCAGTATCTGGAACAACAG atgGTTACGAACTATCTCTGTCATATTATTCCTCAACAAACAAGACATGCTGGCTGAGAAAGTATTAGCTGGGAAATCCAAAATTGAAGACTATTTCCCAGAATATGCTCGCTACACAATACCAAATGAAG CAACTCCAGAGCCAGGAGAAGACCCAAGAGTGACGAGAGCCAAGTATTTCATTCGAGATGAGTTCCTG AGGATCAGCACAGCAAGTGGAGATGGGCGTCATTACTGTTACCCTCATTTCACGTGTGCTGTTGACACAGAGAATATTCGTCGGGTCTTTAATGACTGTCGGGACATCATCCAGAGAATGCACCTGCGGCAGTACGAACTCTTGTGA